From a region of the Balaenoptera musculus isolate JJ_BM4_2016_0621 chromosome 15, mBalMus1.pri.v3, whole genome shotgun sequence genome:
- the TMEM74B gene encoding transmembrane protein 74B: MASPPGLELKTLSNGPQAPRRPAPLGPAAPRREGVENACFFAEEHETHFQNPGDARLCSSPSPPEGVPSWPRSQRDALSLRSEEGPGLEPVSRPVDYGFVSALVFLVSGILLVVTAYAIPREARVNPDTVSAREMERLEMYYARLGSHLDKCIIAGLGLLTVGGMLLSVLLMVSLCKGELYRRPDFVPGRGSRKTYGSINLRMRQLSGDGSQALVENEVVQVSETSRTLQGS, translated from the coding sequence ATGGCATCTCCCCCTGGTCTGGAACTGAAGACACTGAGCAATGGTCCCCAGGCCCCAAGGAGACCAGCTCCTCTGGGTCCAGCGGCCCCACgcagggagggtgtggagaatgcCTGCTTCTTTGCGGAGGAGCACGAGACTCATTTCCAGAACCCTGGGGATGCCAGACTGTgcagctcccccagcccccctgaGGGCGTCCCCTCATGGCCCCGATCCCAGAGGGACGCCCTGTCCCTGCGTTCAGAagaggggccaggcctggagcctgtgagccgccCGGTGGATTACGGCTTCGTTTCCGCTCTGGTTTTCCTGGTGAGCGGGATCCTCCTGGTGGTGACTGCGTACGCCATCCCCCGAGAGGCGCGTGTCAACCCGGACACAGTGTCAGCACGGGAGATGGAACGACTAGAAATGTACTATGCGCGCCTGGGCTCACACCTGGACAAGTGCATCATTGCAGGCCTGGGGCTGCTCACAGTGGGCGGCATGCTTTTGTCCGTGCTGCTGATGGTCTCCCTGTGCAAGGGAGAGCTGTACCGCCGGCCGGACTTCGTCCCTGGCAGGGGCTCCAGGAAGACCTACGGCTCCATTAACCTGCGCATGAGACAGCTCAGTGGGGATGGGAGCCAGGCCCTGGTGGAGAACGAAGTCGTCCAGGTCTCGGAGACCAGCCGCACCCTCCAGGGGTCTTAA